A single region of the Peromyscus eremicus chromosome 16_21, PerEre_H2_v1, whole genome shotgun sequence genome encodes:
- the Il18r1 gene encoding interleukin-18 receptor 1 → MHRGELFLVFCVLTVTSASKTCINRPQIHAMEGEPFYFKFCGTSSSMDKNKTATIKWFKGDAFREHVELNTESSSRITFNGYDLEFWPVELQDKGTYFSQVGKEYQNWTLTVIQRNEHSCFSEKLVTNRNVEVKKALHISCENLNYSELINHTSLYKNCKEIINPPMIQKDAEFGDAGYYSCVFSVLHNGKQYNITKTTNITVIERNSKITPAILGRKFETVEVELGKDVELNCTALLNKNDMFYWNILNNNSDPNVHEDVNKTTWIFEGKLHAFKILRIGNITEKNLSVLYNCTVANEEATDTKSFSLVRKEMVDIPGHVFRRGIVMAVLISVAVVCGVTLCVIYKVDLVLFYRRLVERDETLTGNIL, encoded by the exons ATGCATCGTGGAGAATTATTCTTGGTATTCTGTGTTCTCACTGTTACAAGTGCCTCAA AAACTTGCATTAACCGCCCCCAAATTCATGCAATGGAGGGAGAACCTTTTTATTTCAAGTTCTGTGGAACATCTTCATCCATGGacaagaacaaaacagccactataaAATGGTTCAAAGGCGATGCTTTCCGTGAACATGTGGAGTTGAACACTGAAAGTTCATCCAGAATTACTTTCAATGGTTATGATTTGGAATTCTGGCCAGTTGAGCTGCAGGACAAGGGAACATACTTTTCCCAAGTGGG AAAGGAGTATCAAAATTGGACCCTAACTGTCATCCAAAGAAACGAACACAGCTGTTTTTCTGAAAAACTTGTGACAAATAGAAATGTGGAAGTCAAGAAAGCTTTGCACATATCATGTGAAAATCTTAACTACAGTGAGCTGATCAACCACACATCACTATATAAG AACTGCAAGGAAATCATCAATCCCCCAATGATCCAGAAGGATGCTGAATTTGGAGATGCGGGTTATTACTCTTGTGTGTTTTCTGTCCTCCATAATGGGAAACAGTACAACATCACCAAGACCACCAATATAACAGTTATTGAAA gGAACAGTAAAATAACTCCGGCTATTTTGGGACGAAAGTTTGAGACTGTGGAAGTAGAACTAG GAAAAGATGTGGAACTTAACTGCACTGCTTTactgaataaaaatgatatgTTTTATTGGAACATCCTGAACAACAATTCAGATCCTAATGTGCATGAAGATGTGAACAAGACAACTTG GATTTTTGAAGGCAAACtgcatgcttttaaaatattgagAATTGGGAATATTACTGAAAAGAATCTCAGTGTTTTATATAATTGCACAGTGGCCAATGAAGAAGCCACGGACACCAAAAGCTTCAGTTTGGTGAGGAAAG AAATGGTTGATATCCCAGGCCATGTCTTTAGGAGAGGAATAGTCATGGCAGTTTTGATCTCTGTGGCAGTCGTGTGTGGGGTGACTTTGTGTGTCATTTATAAAGTCGACTTGGTTCTATTCTATAGACGCTTGGTGGAAAGAGATGAGACATTAACAGGTAACATACTGTGA